A DNA window from Comamonas fluminis contains the following coding sequences:
- a CDS encoding xanthine dehydrogenase family protein molybdopterin-binding subunit has translation MEFLTPHHIRDLGLEPLHARSDAAAKLSGNPGFLTDRIQPGQLRGAILGSPHPHARILRIDTSAAQALPGVHAVVTHADIPGVKHYGLRKVDRPVLCIDKVRHVGDPVAAVAAIDMATARQALALVQVDYALLPPVCDPVTALKEQQTAQHLVHESGNLLHTCSHRNGDIHAAQAATVHWVQDSYATPRQMHAFLETEGGVAEPDGAGGLRLFFGSHNPAREKQVIADMLGLPYHKVHAVGTPVGGSYGGKDELTVQPIAALLAWKAQRPVRLHLTRPQSVDLGVKRHPMQISIRTGCDAQGRLTFHQVEILADTGAYATHGPEVLDAALEHAPGPYQYRALNLSARLTYTNNGIAGAFRGFGAVQVQFALEQQIDRLAALAGMTADAFRARNLAPPDAPGPLGQFVVPFDGAQRALDVACQQDLWRGPHRWASGNGRHLHGVGLALIHRSDGFGKGGPSDCRMELALAADGAIELRCGFTELGQNLVGAIQSLGAQYLGCAAADILPVLGDTRLTPDSGPVAASRATTLVWRALQQAAQPWQQALLLAGAKLQPDTLLCCGAQGLKSATGLCLSYADLAKALGEQAPKIAIDLHAEDPEDNAHDTHFVFGACAAIAQVRVDTWSGMVQVQELVMCTALGPVASAQGYLGQMEGGAVMGMAMCTQEELTCQDGHYQARNLDGYLIPTLADAPAMQVLAIENLPKDDPIGPRGAGEISVNFALPAVANALATALQRPITHLPMTPQRVIALLEADPEASAP, from the coding sequence ATGGAATTTCTCACCCCTCATCACATCCGCGACCTGGGGCTGGAGCCTCTGCACGCCAGGTCAGACGCTGCAGCCAAACTCAGCGGCAACCCAGGCTTTCTGACCGACCGTATTCAGCCAGGCCAGTTGCGTGGAGCCATTCTCGGCAGCCCTCACCCCCATGCGCGCATTCTGCGCATTGACACCAGCGCAGCCCAGGCGCTGCCCGGCGTCCATGCCGTAGTCACCCATGCCGATATTCCCGGCGTCAAGCACTATGGCCTGCGCAAGGTGGACCGCCCTGTGCTCTGCATCGACAAAGTGCGCCATGTGGGTGACCCTGTTGCCGCCGTTGCCGCAATAGATATGGCGACAGCGCGACAAGCTCTGGCGCTGGTTCAGGTTGACTATGCGCTTCTGCCTCCAGTCTGTGACCCTGTCACAGCCCTCAAAGAGCAGCAGACGGCACAGCACCTGGTGCATGAAAGTGGCAATCTGCTGCACACCTGCAGCCACCGCAATGGCGACATCCATGCGGCCCAGGCGGCCACCGTGCACTGGGTGCAGGACAGCTATGCCACACCGCGCCAGATGCACGCCTTTCTGGAGACCGAAGGTGGCGTGGCAGAACCCGACGGTGCTGGCGGCCTGCGCCTGTTCTTCGGCAGCCACAACCCGGCGCGGGAAAAGCAGGTCATCGCCGACATGCTGGGTCTGCCGTACCACAAAGTTCATGCAGTGGGCACACCCGTGGGCGGCTCCTACGGCGGCAAGGACGAACTGACGGTTCAGCCCATTGCTGCGCTTCTGGCCTGGAAAGCACAGCGTCCCGTGCGGCTGCATCTGACCCGCCCGCAATCGGTGGATCTGGGCGTCAAGCGCCATCCCATGCAGATCAGCATACGCACTGGCTGCGATGCACAGGGCCGGCTCACCTTCCACCAGGTAGAGATACTGGCCGATACCGGCGCCTATGCCACGCACGGCCCCGAAGTGCTGGATGCTGCTCTTGAGCATGCTCCCGGCCCCTACCAATATCGGGCGCTTAACCTCAGCGCCCGTCTTACCTACACCAATAACGGCATCGCTGGCGCGTTTCGCGGCTTTGGTGCTGTGCAGGTGCAATTCGCGCTTGAGCAGCAAATCGACAGACTGGCTGCGCTGGCCGGCATGACAGCTGACGCGTTTCGCGCCCGTAATCTTGCGCCCCCCGATGCACCCGGTCCGCTGGGCCAGTTCGTCGTGCCGTTTGACGGCGCCCAGCGCGCACTCGATGTTGCCTGCCAGCAAGATCTGTGGCGCGGCCCGCATCGCTGGGCCAGCGGAAATGGCCGCCATCTTCACGGCGTGGGCCTTGCGCTTATTCATCGCAGTGACGGCTTTGGCAAGGGCGGCCCCAGCGACTGCCGCATGGAGCTGGCACTGGCCGCCGATGGCGCCATCGAGTTGCGGTGCGGCTTTACAGAGCTGGGGCAGAACCTGGTCGGAGCCATTCAAAGCCTTGGTGCGCAGTATCTGGGCTGCGCGGCTGCTGACATTCTCCCAGTGCTGGGCGATACGCGGCTGACACCAGACTCCGGCCCGGTAGCCGCATCACGCGCCACCACGCTGGTATGGCGCGCCTTGCAGCAAGCAGCCCAGCCCTGGCAGCAGGCCTTGCTTCTGGCAGGTGCCAAGCTGCAGCCTGACACTCTTCTTTGCTGCGGCGCACAAGGCCTGAAAAGCGCAACAGGCCTGTGCCTCAGCTATGCCGACCTGGCAAAGGCCCTGGGCGAACAAGCGCCGAAGATCGCCATTGATCTGCATGCCGAAGACCCGGAAGACAACGCGCATGACACGCACTTTGTCTTTGGCGCCTGCGCAGCCATTGCCCAGGTTCGCGTTGATACCTGGAGCGGCATGGTGCAGGTCCAGGAACTGGTGATGTGCACAGCGCTTGGCCCTGTGGCCTCGGCCCAGGGCTATCTGGGGCAGATGGAAGGCGGCGCCGTCATGGGCATGGCCATGTGCACGCAAGAGGAGCTGACTTGCCAGGATGGCCACTACCAGGCCCGTAACCTTGACGGCTATCTCATTCCCACGCTGGCGGATGCCCCTGCCATGCAGGTGCTGGCCATTGAAAATCTGCCGAAAGATGACCCCATCGGCCCCCGTGGAGCTGGCGAGATCAGTGTCAACTTTGCCCTGCCTGCAGTGGCCAATGCGCTGGCCACCGCTCTGCAGCGCCCCATCACACATTTGCCCATGACCCCGCAGCGCGTGATTGCGCTGCTGGAGGCTGACCCGGAAGCATCCGCACCATGA
- a CDS encoding FAD binding domain-containing protein: MLLTHPSSPQAAQALARKLGNAACFIAGGTLLQQSWAEPRLAPQATHFINVMHWPEMQQISLSPQYLHIGAGMRLEAVRRHPLVQQHAPVLAQALAQLGAMGVRHLGTLGGNIGWGEGDCCPVLLAMDAQVELTDSNIQPLEQTLKLQQRPLMLSFLLPRSDVAPPPPLVFEKVGYRAAFSPALLRMALRWSDAQQHLSVNRIAAAAPGLGVHRLQAAEKLLRHAHDLQIRPTLTDIRTTCEQSLPPHLAQIASRLIAGHCGLLA; this comes from the coding sequence ATGCTGCTGACTCACCCCTCATCGCCCCAGGCTGCACAGGCCCTGGCCCGCAAGCTTGGCAATGCAGCCTGCTTCATCGCCGGGGGCACGCTGCTGCAGCAATCATGGGCAGAGCCCCGTCTGGCACCGCAGGCCACGCATTTCATCAATGTGATGCATTGGCCTGAGATGCAGCAGATCAGCCTGAGCCCCCAATACCTGCACATTGGTGCAGGCATGCGCCTGGAGGCCGTGCGCCGCCATCCGCTGGTGCAGCAACATGCCCCTGTGCTGGCCCAGGCTCTGGCGCAGCTTGGCGCCATGGGTGTGCGGCACCTGGGCACCTTGGGTGGAAACATAGGCTGGGGTGAAGGCGATTGCTGCCCGGTACTGCTGGCCATGGATGCACAGGTTGAGCTGACGGACAGCAATATTCAGCCTCTGGAGCAGACGCTGAAACTCCAGCAGCGCCCCCTGATGCTGTCATTTTTACTCCCACGCAGCGATGTAGCACCGCCCCCGCCACTGGTCTTTGAGAAGGTCGGCTATCGCGCAGCCTTCTCCCCCGCACTTTTGCGCATGGCCTTGCGCTGGAGCGATGCGCAACAGCACCTGAGCGTGAACCGCATTGCAGCTGCCGCCCCGGGCTTGGGCGTACACCGCCTGCAGGCCGCCGAAAAACTGCTGCGCCATGCGCACGATTTACAGATCCGCCCCACTCTCACCGACATACGCACCACTTGCGAGCAAAGCCTGCCGCCTCACCTTGCCCAGATTGCCAGCCGACTGATTGCAGGACATTGCGGGCTGCTGGCCTGA
- a CDS encoding nucleoside deaminase, which translates to MTSKDFPPQGLRPSPEQIQRNLRRAQTVAKRATQMGHHPFGAVLVGPDQETVLMEQCNIDTVNHAESTLARMAATNYTPEFLWSCTLYTNVEPCCMCAGTAYWANIGRIVFGMTEHRLLECTGSHGENPTMSVASRYVFDHCQKAVELIGPVPEMEAEIAAQQQAFWAKR; encoded by the coding sequence ATGACAAGCAAAGACTTTCCCCCGCAGGGCCTCAGGCCATCCCCGGAGCAAATCCAGCGCAATCTGCGCCGCGCACAAACCGTGGCCAAGCGAGCCACTCAGATGGGTCACCACCCGTTCGGAGCCGTGCTGGTCGGCCCTGATCAGGAAACCGTGCTCATGGAGCAGTGCAATATCGACACCGTCAACCACGCGGAATCAACGCTGGCGCGCATGGCTGCCACCAATTACACGCCTGAGTTTCTCTGGAGCTGCACGCTCTACACCAACGTGGAGCCCTGCTGCATGTGTGCAGGCACAGCCTACTGGGCCAATATCGGCCGCATCGTGTTCGGCATGACCGAGCACCGCCTGCTGGAATGTACGGGCAGCCATGGCGAGAACCCAACCATGAGCGTTGCTTCTCGCTATGTTTTCGACCATTGCCAGAAAGCCGTGGAACTCATCGGCCCCGTACCCGAGATGGAAGCCGAGATCGCCGCCCAGCAGCAAGCCTTCTGGGCAAAGCGCTGA
- a CDS encoding ABC transporter permease translates to MPALIQRHASLLVFLAVLLLWEGACRLAQIPEYIFPAPSAIWAAASELGAQRWLEHVSATLQVALIGYALAIALAIPLAIAITRSPLLSQIIMPWLVVIQSTPIVAVAPIIVVTLGAGLLPRVVITTLIAFFPLVVSTALGLASVPAELVELSRSLRASTSRQYWQIRMPFAVPYVFSALKVSITLAIVGAVVAEFVAAEKGLGYLILFATSSFKVPVAFAALALLVLCSLLLYGAVQQLHKRLFPWSQSTPA, encoded by the coding sequence ATGCCTGCCCTTATCCAACGCCATGCTTCGCTGCTGGTTTTCCTTGCCGTTCTGCTGCTCTGGGAAGGCGCCTGTCGCCTGGCGCAGATTCCGGAATACATCTTCCCCGCTCCCAGCGCCATCTGGGCTGCCGCCTCTGAGCTGGGAGCGCAACGCTGGCTGGAGCATGTATCCGCAACCCTGCAAGTTGCCCTAATCGGCTATGCACTGGCCATTGCACTGGCCATTCCGCTGGCGATTGCCATCACTCGCTCACCACTGCTGTCGCAAATCATCATGCCCTGGCTGGTGGTGATCCAGTCCACACCCATCGTGGCCGTTGCCCCCATCATCGTCGTCACGCTGGGCGCCGGACTGCTGCCCCGCGTCGTCATCACCACGCTGATTGCCTTTTTCCCGCTGGTGGTTTCTACGGCGCTGGGCCTGGCCTCGGTACCTGCAGAACTGGTGGAGCTCTCACGCTCGCTGCGCGCCTCTACCAGCCGCCAGTACTGGCAGATTCGCATGCCGTTTGCCGTGCCCTATGTGTTTTCGGCCCTCAAGGTCTCCATCACGCTGGCCATTGTGGGCGCCGTGGTCGCTGAATTTGTCGCCGCAGAAAAAGGCCTGGGCTATCTGATTCTGTTTGCCACCTCCTCCTTCAAGGTGCCGGTGGCCTTTGCCGCACTGGCACTGCTGGTGCTGTGCAGCCTGCTGCTCTATGGCGCAGTTCAGCAATTGCACAAACGCCTGTTCCCCTGGAGCCAAAGCACACCTGCCTGA
- a CDS encoding ABC transporter ATP-binding protein: MQHVIDLNAVTQTFVSSDGSPVTALQGVDLHLRRHEFVSLIGPSGCGKSTILRLIAGLIRPSSGEVRIFDLPVTEPRDEIGMVFQKPTLLPWLSVLDNITFPMRHKYGHVEMKEEARAQQLLEMIGLKDFGHKRPHELSGGMQQRVSIARSLLHDPDILLMDEPFSALDALTRDEMSFELLRIWNERPKTVVFVTHSIQEALLLSDRIVVMSARPGRVADIIDVPLPRPRSLATLADPVFTEMANEIRLKVFSKHPAHA; the protein is encoded by the coding sequence ATGCAACACGTAATCGATCTGAACGCGGTCACCCAGACCTTTGTCTCCAGCGATGGCAGCCCTGTCACAGCTTTGCAGGGCGTGGATCTACATCTGCGCCGCCATGAATTCGTCTCGCTCATTGGCCCCTCGGGCTGTGGCAAGTCCACCATATTGCGCCTGATTGCAGGCCTGATTCGGCCCAGCAGCGGCGAAGTTCGCATCTTCGATCTGCCGGTGACCGAGCCGCGTGACGAAATCGGCATGGTGTTCCAGAAGCCCACGCTATTGCCCTGGCTCTCGGTGCTGGACAACATCACCTTTCCCATGCGCCACAAATACGGCCATGTGGAAATGAAGGAAGAGGCCCGCGCCCAGCAGTTGCTGGAGATGATCGGCCTCAAGGACTTCGGCCACAAGCGGCCCCACGAACTCTCTGGCGGCATGCAGCAGCGCGTCTCGATTGCGCGCTCTTTGCTGCATGACCCCGACATCTTGCTGATGGACGAGCCTTTTTCGGCGCTGGATGCACTCACCCGCGACGAGATGAGCTTTGAGCTGCTGCGAATCTGGAACGAGCGTCCCAAGACCGTGGTCTTTGTGACCCACTCCATTCAGGAAGCCCTGCTGCTGTCCGACCGCATTGTCGTCATGAGCGCACGTCCGGGCCGTGTGGCCGACATCATCGATGTGCCACTGCCACGCCCCCGCAGCCTGGCCACGCTGGCCGACCCGGTGTTTACCGAAATGGCCAACGAGATTCGTCTCAAGGTGTTCAGCAAACACCCCGCACACGCCTGA
- a CDS encoding ABC transporter substrate-binding protein: protein MTHPTPSFKLPLIAAMLIACGGAAQAADKLTIQLDWLPGGDKSFVYAGVQQGFFKDEGLEVKIVPGRGSADAVTKVASGSADVGFGGISALMMAAAEGRIPVKAVMSLYSKQPDALFTRTDSKIKSLKDMEGKTVAMPTFSSSNALWPIVLQKNGVDASKIKIIKSDPATLAPMLAQGRVDATINWVTVAPAFGAVLKQAGKELSTLPWTQFGLDGYGWSVMASDKTIKERPEVLKRYVRALGKSLEFSIQNPSKAAESLKAMVPEADVAVVKAEFEASIPLIRNEISQRDGLGKFEPKMLASTWGWVAQSMNYDLKKVDPETLVDRSFLSK, encoded by the coding sequence ATGACCCACCCCACCCCCTCCTTCAAACTGCCCCTCATCGCCGCCATGCTTATCGCCTGTGGTGGCGCGGCCCAGGCAGCCGACAAGCTCACCATTCAGCTCGACTGGCTGCCCGGTGGTGACAAGTCTTTTGTCTATGCAGGTGTGCAGCAGGGCTTTTTCAAGGACGAAGGCCTGGAGGTAAAAATTGTTCCCGGTCGTGGCTCTGCTGACGCAGTGACAAAGGTGGCTTCAGGCTCTGCCGATGTCGGCTTTGGCGGCATTTCAGCGCTGATGATGGCCGCAGCCGAAGGACGAATTCCCGTCAAGGCCGTGATGTCGCTGTATTCCAAACAGCCCGATGCGCTGTTCACACGCACCGACAGCAAGATCAAAAGCCTCAAGGACATGGAAGGCAAGACGGTGGCCATGCCCACTTTCTCCTCCTCCAATGCGCTGTGGCCCATCGTGCTGCAAAAGAACGGCGTGGACGCCAGCAAGATCAAGATCATCAAGTCGGACCCCGCCACACTGGCCCCCATGCTGGCTCAGGGCCGCGTGGATGCGACCATCAACTGGGTAACCGTCGCTCCTGCCTTTGGCGCCGTGCTCAAGCAGGCGGGCAAGGAACTGTCCACCCTGCCCTGGACGCAGTTCGGTCTGGACGGCTATGGCTGGTCCGTCATGGCCAGCGACAAGACCATCAAGGAACGCCCCGAGGTTCTCAAGCGCTATGTGCGCGCACTGGGCAAGTCGCTGGAGTTCTCCATCCAGAACCCGAGCAAGGCGGCCGAGTCACTGAAAGCCATGGTGCCCGAAGCAGACGTTGCCGTGGTCAAGGCCGAGTTTGAAGCCTCTATCCCGCTGATCAGGAACGAGATCAGTCAGCGCGATGGCCTGGGCAAGTTCGAACCAAAGATGCTGGCATCCACCTGGGGCTGGGTGGCCCAGTCCATGAACTATGACCTCAAAAAGGTCGATCCTGAAACGCTGGTGGATCGCAGTTTTCTGAGCAAGTAA
- a CDS encoding alpha/beta fold hydrolase — protein sequence MKNSRNMVLIHGAWQGSWAFAAWTPLLQAHGWKVLAVNLPGNDVSNADSSQANLDGYTAHVLRVLESLDGPAVVVGHSGGGMTASQVAQAAPERVSALVYLAGMMLPSGISYGDVIAQCRAADPSFDYQGIGPHLLWNEDRSTSSVPLDAAMALFLHDCNPTAALKAASRLCAQPESGRTMVNQLSAERFGQVPRIYVECRQDRSVTLPLQQSMQQLTPGARRISLNCGHVPQLACPQELTDALLPILNEITDQPLMELRAPLINA from the coding sequence ATGAAAAACTCACGCAATATGGTGCTGATTCACGGAGCATGGCAAGGCAGCTGGGCGTTTGCAGCCTGGACACCACTGCTGCAGGCCCATGGCTGGAAGGTGCTTGCCGTCAATCTGCCGGGTAACGATGTCTCCAACGCCGACAGCAGCCAGGCCAATCTCGACGGCTACACCGCCCATGTGCTGCGCGTGCTGGAATCTCTGGACGGCCCTGCCGTCGTGGTGGGCCACAGTGGCGGCGGCATGACGGCTTCCCAGGTCGCACAAGCCGCACCCGAACGGGTCAGCGCCCTGGTCTATCTGGCCGGAATGATGCTGCCCAGCGGCATCAGCTACGGCGACGTGATTGCGCAATGCCGCGCTGCCGACCCCAGCTTTGACTACCAGGGCATTGGCCCACATCTGCTCTGGAACGAGGATCGCAGCACCAGCAGCGTGCCCCTGGATGCAGCCATGGCACTGTTTTTGCATGACTGCAATCCGACCGCAGCTCTCAAAGCCGCCAGTCGTCTGTGTGCACAGCCCGAATCGGGCCGAACCATGGTGAACCAGCTCAGTGCTGAGCGCTTTGGCCAGGTGCCGCGCATCTATGTGGAATGCCGTCAGGACCGATCCGTGACGCTGCCGCTGCAGCAAAGCATGCAGCAGCTCACGCCAGGCGCCAGACGCATCAGCCTGAACTGCGGCCATGTGCCCCAGCTGGCTTGCCCGCAGGAGCTGACTGACGCCTTGCTGCCCATATTGAATGAAATCACAGACCAGCCATTGATGGAATTGCGCGCACCGCTCATCAATGCATAG
- a CDS encoding isopenicillin N synthase family dioxygenase has translation MSTSALPIIDISGLRSPDPVAQHLVAAQLRQACEQRGFFYITGHGIDPALISDLFAASQHFFDLPMTEKLAVDKKLSPCNRGYEPLRAQTLESGAPPDLKESFYAGAEVAANDPRVLAGRFNTGPNQWPDTLPGFRTVMQNYYQAAYALGATIVHGLALSLGVPVSHFDGYLKDASATLRLLHYPPQPANPEPGEKGCGEHTDFGGVTLLLQDEAGGLQVWAKDSGGWIDAPPVPGAFVVNIGDLFARWTNDRYVSTLHRVINVSGRERYSVPFFFTGNPLHKVECIPTCLDEGEQPRYPAVTVEQHQIECYRRTYG, from the coding sequence GTGAGCACTTCAGCCCTCCCCATCATCGATATCAGCGGCCTTCGCAGCCCTGACCCTGTGGCCCAGCACCTCGTGGCGGCACAACTGCGCCAGGCTTGCGAGCAACGCGGCTTTTTCTATATCACGGGCCACGGCATAGACCCTGCACTGATCAGCGATCTGTTTGCGGCCAGCCAGCACTTCTTTGACCTGCCCATGACCGAAAAGCTGGCAGTGGACAAAAAGCTCTCCCCTTGCAATCGCGGCTATGAACCGCTGCGTGCCCAGACGCTGGAAAGCGGCGCACCGCCCGACCTGAAGGAAAGCTTTTACGCTGGCGCAGAGGTGGCAGCCAACGACCCACGCGTGCTGGCAGGCCGCTTCAACACCGGCCCCAACCAGTGGCCTGACACCCTGCCGGGCTTTCGCACCGTGATGCAGAACTACTACCAGGCTGCCTATGCGCTGGGCGCGACCATCGTGCATGGCCTGGCCCTGTCACTGGGTGTGCCAGTCAGCCACTTCGACGGCTACCTCAAGGATGCCTCCGCCACCCTGCGCCTGCTGCACTACCCACCCCAGCCAGCCAACCCCGAGCCGGGCGAGAAAGGCTGCGGCGAGCACACGGATTTCGGCGGCGTAACGCTGCTGCTGCAGGACGAGGCGGGTGGCCTGCAAGTGTGGGCCAAGGACAGCGGCGGCTGGATTGATGCCCCCCCCGTGCCCGGCGCCTTCGTCGTCAACATTGGCGATCTGTTCGCGCGCTGGACCAACGACCGCTATGTCTCCACCCTTCACCGGGTCATCAATGTCTCGGGACGTGAGCGCTATTCCGTACCTTTCTTCTTCACTGGCAACCCGCTGCACAAGGTCGAATGCATCCCTACCTGCCTGGACGAGGGCGAGCAGCCCAGATATCCGGCCGTCACGGTGGAACAGCACCAGATTGAGTGCTACCGCCGCACCTACGGTTGA
- a CDS encoding LysR family transcriptional regulator, whose translation MHIHARSIRYFDMIRRCGSIREAARHLHVASSAVNRQLLQLEDEIGNPLFERLSSGLRLTAAGEVFSRHVITVLQDEHRLCTELELLRGVRRGSVNVAAVEGLNADLMPAVLTQMHRRYPTIQIHVRTCGSQQAAQAVIQGDADVGIGFSVKRHDNLRQCTMGRFALGAIVPPKHPIAQLERVDFAQCAAFPLILPTPELSIHELLQPLLAHHKRALQVLLETSSIELAKSLVERGVGICFQSRLGLERELREGRLVHVPLDTPTTLYSELGVYVRAGRTLPSALDAFNRIVADAIENREDEESLTLREWVAQVPSAATATCASHQA comes from the coding sequence ATGCATATTCACGCACGCTCCATTCGCTATTTCGACATGATTCGCCGCTGCGGCTCCATACGTGAGGCCGCACGCCATCTGCATGTCGCCTCATCAGCCGTCAACCGCCAGTTGCTGCAGCTTGAGGACGAAATCGGCAACCCCTTGTTCGAGCGCCTGAGCTCAGGCCTGCGACTCACAGCCGCTGGCGAAGTGTTTTCGCGCCATGTCATCACGGTGTTGCAGGACGAGCACCGTCTCTGCACCGAGCTGGAGTTGCTGCGCGGTGTGCGCCGTGGCTCCGTTAACGTGGCTGCGGTTGAAGGACTGAATGCCGACCTGATGCCTGCCGTACTCACGCAGATGCACAGGCGCTACCCGACGATTCAGATTCATGTGCGCACCTGCGGCTCCCAGCAGGCTGCACAGGCTGTGATTCAGGGCGATGCGGACGTGGGCATAGGCTTCTCAGTCAAGCGCCATGACAATCTGCGCCAATGCACCATGGGGCGCTTTGCGCTGGGTGCCATCGTTCCCCCCAAGCACCCAATTGCCCAACTGGAGCGCGTGGATTTTGCGCAATGTGCGGCGTTTCCGCTGATTCTTCCAACACCTGAACTCTCCATACACGAATTGCTCCAGCCCCTGCTGGCGCACCACAAGCGTGCACTTCAGGTGCTGCTGGAAACTTCATCCATAGAGCTAGCCAAGAGCCTTGTAGAGCGTGGTGTGGGCATCTGTTTCCAGAGCCGGTTGGGTCTGGAGCGTGAACTGCGCGAGGGGCGACTGGTTCATGTCCCGCTGGACACACCTACCACGCTGTACTCAGAACTTGGCGTCTATGTGCGCGCGGGGCGCACGCTGCCCTCGGCACTTGATGCCTTCAACCGCATCGTGGCTGATGCCATAGAGAACCGCGAGGATGAGGAAAGCCTCACACTGCGTGAGTGGGTGGCCCAAGTGCCATCCGCAGCCACGGCCACCTGCGCCAGCCACCAAGCCTGA
- the hemH gene encoding ferrochelatase, with protein MPSRFAPEPKFRHDQSARTAILLCNLGTPDAPTAAAVRPYLAEFLGDDRVVEIPKFAWWPVLHGIILRTRPAKSAAKYATVWHEKEGSPLLHWTTRQATLLRGWLGERGHNVLVLPAMRYGKPAIAAQLDALKKEGVNRILVLPLYPQYSGTTTASVFDAVYDWAKTQRHIPELRFVNRYHDDAGYIEALAQRIEAHWRGHGRGEKLVMSFHGVPERTLHLGDPYHCESHKTARLLAERLKLSADQYMVTFQSRFGKAKWLEPYTEPSLIALAQAGTQRVDVVCPGFTSDCLETLEEINQEAREAFLHAGGQQFEYIDCLNDSAPWITALCDIAQQHMQGWPTQREDEAELAARAQRAKASGAPQ; from the coding sequence ATGCCATCACGCTTTGCGCCCGAACCGAAGTTCCGTCACGACCAATCCGCCCGCACCGCCATCTTGCTGTGCAATCTGGGCACGCCCGACGCTCCGACGGCAGCCGCCGTGCGCCCCTATCTGGCCGAGTTTCTGGGCGATGACCGCGTGGTGGAGATTCCTAAATTCGCCTGGTGGCCTGTTCTGCACGGCATCATCCTGCGCACCCGCCCAGCCAAATCGGCGGCCAAATATGCCACCGTGTGGCATGAAAAAGAAGGCTCGCCCCTGCTGCACTGGACTACACGCCAGGCCACCCTGCTGCGCGGCTGGCTGGGCGAACGCGGCCACAACGTTCTGGTGCTGCCCGCCATGCGCTACGGCAAGCCCGCGATTGCGGCGCAGCTGGATGCGCTGAAAAAAGAAGGCGTCAACCGCATTCTGGTTTTGCCGCTGTACCCCCAGTACTCGGGCACTACCACGGCCAGCGTCTTCGACGCCGTCTACGACTGGGCCAAGACCCAGCGCCATATTCCCGAGCTGCGCTTTGTGAACCGCTACCACGACGACGCTGGCTATATCGAAGCGCTGGCCCAGCGCATCGAAGCGCACTGGCGGGGCCATGGCCGTGGCGAGAAGCTGGTGATGAGCTTTCATGGCGTGCCAGAGCGCACCCTGCATTTGGGCGACCCGTACCACTGCGAATCACACAAAACCGCACGCCTGCTGGCCGAGCGGCTCAAGCTCAGCGCCGACCAATACATGGTCACCTTCCAGTCGCGCTTTGGCAAAGCCAAGTGGCTGGAGCCCTATACCGAGCCATCACTGATTGCCCTGGCGCAGGCAGGCACCCAACGCGTGGATGTGGTCTGCCCCGGCTTTACCAGCGACTGTCTGGAGACTCTGGAAGAGATCAACCAGGAAGCGCGCGAAGCCTTTTTGCATGCGGGGGGCCAGCAGTTTGAGTACATAGACTGCCTCAACGACAGCGCGCCGTGGATCACCGCGCTCTGCGATATTGCCCAGCAGCACATGCAAGGCTGGCCCACCCAGCGCGAGGATGAAGCCGAACTAGCGGCCCGCGCACAGCGCGCCAAGGCATCGGGCGCGCCTCAGTAA